TAATACCCGAAGTTTCTGTCCAACAAACAATTTTCCACTAGCAAGCTGCTTTGATAGGAGAGCATCCAGAATGGCATCAACTGAATACCTGTGTCTCACAGTAATAATTATCAACACAAAATAGTTCTTACATACCATCTCCAACTATAGTTTACAGAATAGAGAATGTAATTTATTACCATCCATCAGTTAGTTCAACTTTTGCACCACTGCTATTTCCAGCTCCTGAGCTAGTGTTTATATTAGGGTCATGTTTTGAGCGGATAGCTGAAATGCATAAGACCAACATGGAAGAAGCTGAGGCATCTCCTTCCAGTATTTTCTTAATTGCAGAGCGGTGACCATGATTCACTTCTCTTTCATATCTGTACAAATGCAATACAAATTGTTATCCTGAATGCCTTAGAAGCCCCCTTAGGAGTAACATATAGGTATAGTATAAGTACATACCTATACTTCAGTTCTTCAAGCACATTGGGCAGCGTCAAAAACTTTCCTAAAGCTTTAGTTGGATAGTTTCTTTCATAACAAGCCAGTTTCCAGACAATCCACTTGTAGTGATTAATGACCCACCTAGATAGAAGAATATTATCAGAATCTCAACAAAAGGTCAAAACAAGGTAGAGAATAATCAAAGATACAGAATGGCACATCCTTTTTATCAATTGTACAGGTTCCATATGGACAGTTACAAGAATTTTGATGATATATAGCCTAATCAATCCATACTACCGTCAAGATGTGAGTGAATTTAAATCATACAGTAACTACTATAACACTTTTATAACTCcatgtttcacaaaacatTGATCAATAATGGCATCAGAAATTGAACAAAACAAACTTCAATTTGTTTTcctggagagagagagatattcAACATTCTTGAATAGCAGTGCTTTTAGGATAGAAATATTTACTCTCTGGAAGTATTTTGTGTTGAGGCTCCGGAAGAAGCCAACATGCGGAAAACAGCTTCCGCCCCTATGTAGTTTAAGCCAGATTCCTTAGGAAACATGTAATCTTCTGCGTTAGTTGCTGTAACTCTTCTCACCTGATCTGAAATGCAGTCTACCTAAATGTATTTTCATGCATATATAGTATCAATGGgcgaaaacaaaaaaatatgttgGTGAAAAATAACAGAACTATCAGTCTCCATACCGTGGTTTGATCTGATGGTGGCATTCCAAAATATTTCTTCATAGACATTCTAGCTGCCAGGACAGGATATCGAGTAGAAACCCTTACTTTGAAACTTGAATGGTTAGAGGGAAATGTAGGCAAACCTGATGGAATTGAAGGTTAATTGAAAATGATGCATTCATTAGTAACCAATATTGACAAATGTAACTAAGACTTTTTAAAGCATACCCTTAGGAACAATTGGAATATCCCTATGCAATGGAGTGGAGAAGTTGGATATGCGAGGCTTCTTGAACGACGAAATGGAATTTCCTCCTAGCCTCCTCTTTACACCAGCCATTTGAATATTACTCAGACTAGTGGTGCCAATGGTATTTGAAATATCCACCAGTGGCTTGGCTAATGATCTTTCAACATGGTTAATCCTTTCAACAGTGCCATTTGCTAAATTATTGTTTTCTACTGTAGTGAGGGCACAGGGTGTGTTGCTGAAGGGTCTTTTGCCACAAGACAACTCACTGCGGGCATTTTCATTGCTAACAACATCAAATTGGCTGATCAGGTTAGTTCCCCAATTTGTACTATCTGACTTGACTGCTGATGTCCGCACTTGATCACTGGATGATTGCAGTGGAGATACAAAACTCTTTGTTAAAAATTTGGTCTTAGGGATTTTCTGGTGGGAAGAGGCAGTGCGACTTTCATGTTCTCTACCTTTTAAAAATGTCAAATCCGCGTCTGAATACCCCTCATTCAAAAGAGTTCCCAAGTCTGGGTCACCAAGGAGACTCCTTGCACGTTGTAGTGCATCAGTGGAAACAGATATAGATCTTCCTCCAgctgtattgaatttgattgatgGAGGTTTGGGTGCTAAATTAGGCTTATGGGATTGAATAAAACTCAGATCAGTGTCATATGTAACTCCACTTTGCCCTGAATCAGTCTTATGTGCATCAGTGGAAAGAGAATCAAAGCTTCCTCCTGGTGAAGGCGTACACACTGAACTAGGCATTTTGGATTGTATATGATTCAGCTTTGACTCATTCTTAAATCTACTTTGCACTGAACCAGTCTTGTGTGCATTATTTGAAACAGACACTGTTCTTCCACTGAGTGTATCTAACTGGACTGATGAAGGTGTAACCTCGGATTTCATATAACTCTGATTAAACTCATTCTCAAATCCAGTCTGCAAAGAACCAGCCTTACATCCATCAGAAGAAACAGAATTAGATCTTCCTCCGGACGTACATAACTTAACTGATGAAGGTGTATGAGCTGCACTACACACTTCAGCTTGCTTAGAACTCAGACTGGACACATTTGTTATTCCACTATCCGCCGAACCATTCATATAATTCACCGAAGACCTTGAAACCGATACAGCCTCCTTAACCTCGCCACCACTGGAACCCGATAAAAGATCACAGTCCTCACTCTCATCTCCCAAACTAAGCAATTTCTTAGCCTTGACAAGACCTTTGGAAGATATATTCACCGCTTTCCCAGATGCAGTCTGGAAAAGTGAATCACCGAAACCACCGCCTCTAATCTCTCCTTCACTACCTCTTATTCGGCCTACACACGCCACAAATTCACAGCATCGAAAATTCGGCTTCGAATTAGTACTTCACACTCTACTTTGCAGATCCAGTTTTCCTAGTGCTACAAAAATCTTCACCTCTCACAACTACAATTTTTTCAATTGACAAATTTCGTATGCTCAAATTCCTaatgttttaaatttttgacaaATTATAAATAACTAAAGAACAGGATCAACGGATTGAAATcagagaaattgaaatttcaagTCGGTGAGTTAACCTGAATCGGAGGCGAGAAGTGAAGCCGCTTTGGCTAACGACGAAGGCTTGACGGAAACGGATCTACCGAGTCCACTGCGGAACATCGCGACGCCTCCGCCGTGATTCATCTGACTCTCCACCGCGAGTTTCGAGCAGCCTTGAAGCAACAGGTCGGCCATGGAAGGCAGGCGATTGCTCGAGCTGGGATCTTCGTTGTCCGGATAGAAGGCGGCGTCCGGCGGTGGGGCGTTGGGGCCCGGACCTGAGATTCGCCACCGGAAATTCTCGCCGGCGTCGGGGAACAAGTGCCACGTCGACATTTTTCGACTTAGGGTTTTCGCTAATAACTCATAAGAATACGGATCGATTCGTCGGAGAAATGTCGGTCTCGATTGGTTTTGGCTCaatgaaattttttgttttattttctaagttttaAAAATGGGTAGAGCCTTAGAAGCGGGATTGGATAAAATGGCgggaaatcaaaataaaaaagcgCCAAAGATTGCTCACATTTTAGAGTTTGGAAAAAATTGTTGGTCAGTATTTCAGTTTTGGTACTTGGGTTATTTTTTCCTAGAGAAAATTAATACAACGAAAAGAAACCACAAATTACAAAGAGAAACCTATAGTACATTCTAGGCCATGgaaattgaaattaaatatAGTGACGGAGTAGAGCATTCTCCCAACGAGCTACAAAATTATAGACTATATCAAAAATTATAGAACATTTATCCCCTAAATCACATTTATAGATGATGCAACATGGTTGCTGACTCCATTAACATGGGATGGCATGCTTATGGCATGCTTATGTTTTTTTACACTAAAATTTAGTtaaaaattagtttttttttgtcatttgaGGTGGTTGTAGACTTGTAGAACATCTTATCATGTGTGTAGCTATGTCCAGAAGTGGCAAGTGGGCTGAAAAGTCTGAGTTCGACACGGACCCGGCCTGGCACGACCCAAGCCTGTTAGTGGCCTAGCCCGACCTAAGCCCGTTATTTTAATGGGTCGGGCTAGGCCTAGATATATTGGCTCATAGGCCAGGCCCGACTCGAGCCCGTTTTTGAGCCCGGCATGGCCCGGACACGATAAATTCATGGGTCAGCCCGTTAAACATATAattgtatattatttatataaatatttaaacaaatttaaTACTGAGAATTGAAtactatattttttaaatcaaaacctcttgattattttattattttaactacattAGTTCaaaaatatcatcaaagtAGTGATAAAAAAgtcattgttttgacatatgaaatgttttaaaaataaaattatcaaatgtgttgtagtattttatttattataatattcaaaataattatataaaataaatattttaattacacAGTACATAACACACATGTTTGGAGGAATTACAACTAaatagaaaaccaaaaactGAATGGATCAGGGCCAAATTCAAACCTCCTGAAAACGTTTCACAGCGTCCTACGGCAACTGCGGCCTCTCTTGTATACTCCTGAAATCAATGAACCAACTTGTGAGCCTACCAATAAGTATTTGAAATCAAATAGCAACAATAACTATAATAATTATCAGATTAGCGCATAGGGCGATATGATAGCACT
This genomic interval from Argentina anserina chromosome 1, drPotAnse1.1, whole genome shotgun sequence contains the following:
- the LOC126799762 gene encoding protein BREAST CANCER SUSCEPTIBILITY 2 homolog A-like, with translation MSTWHLFPDAGENFRWRISGPGPNAPPPDAAFYPDNEDPSSSNRLPSMADLLLQGCSKLAVESQMNHGGGVAMFRSGLGRSVSVKPSSLAKAASLLASDSGRIRGSEGEIRGGGFGDSLFQTASGKAVNISSKGLVKAKKLLSLGDESEDCDLLSGSSGGEVKEAVSVSRSSVNYMNGSADSGITNVSSLSSKQAEVCSAAHTPSSVKLCTSGGRSNSVSSDGCKAGSLQTGFENEFNQSYMKSEVTPSSVQLDTLSGRTVSVSNNAHKTGSVQSRFKNESKLNHIQSKMPSSVCTPSPGGSFDSLSTDAHKTDSGQSGVTYDTDLSFIQSHKPNLAPKPPSIKFNTAGGRSISVSTDALQRARSLLGDPDLGTLLNEGYSDADLTFLKGREHESRTASSHQKIPKTKFLTKSFVSPLQSSSDQVRTSAVKSDSTNWGTNLISQFDVVSNENARSELSCGKRPFSNTPCALTTVENNNLANGTVERINHVERSLAKPLVDISNTIGTTSLSNIQMAGVKRRLGGNSISSFKKPRISNFSTPLHRDIPIVPKGLPTFPSNHSSFKVRVSTRYPVLAARMSMKKYFGMPPSDQTTVDCISDQVRRVTATNAEDYMFPKESGLNYIGAEAVFRMLASSGASTQNTSREWVINHYKWIVWKLACYERNYPTKALGKFLTLPNVLEELKYRYEREVNHGHRSAIKKILEGDASASSMLVLCISAIRSKHDPNINTSSGAGNSSGAKVELTDGWYSVDAILDALLSKQLASGKLFVGQKLRIWGAGLCGWVGPISPLEVSREVILRLHINGTYRAHWDDRLGFCNQVGSPLAFKCIKTDGGLVPWTLIGIKRIYPVLYKERLSNGRSVVRSERLETKMMQSHCQRRSNVIEGIISEFQRGLEHSQTCNERDSEGAKLLRMLETAAEPEVLMAEMSTEQLNSFTKYRAKLEAIKQSDMEKSIMKALEDAGLAEREVMPLMRVRVVGLTRNIYEGKDSPKEGLITIWNPSEKQKSELVEGQAYTVSDLIPTSPSADILYLLARGSKTKWKPLSQQATDHFRPFFSPRKSILLSDFGQIPLSSDFDIAAFVVFVGDVYTAGHQKKQWVFVTDGSISVSKSEELNNSLLAICFCSPHIDDQPDAPINYNLTGSTVGFCNLIKRAKDQVNALWVAEATENSGYFLCFDSRHCSHLKGAAASAERWGRISSLKINRLKERVLCIIGKG